In the genome of Syntrophorhabdales bacterium, the window TTCGGTGCGACCCTGGAGAACGCCGATTTATCAGGTGCGAATCTCACCAGGGCCACGTGGATCGACGGCTCACGATGGAGAGGAGGCTCCGTCGGCGGTTCCAGGTAACCTGCTATTCGACAGAGAGATGACGCCTCCACTCCGCTACCCGGTGGGCTGCAGCGGCGATCGTAGCTATCGCAAAGAGGAAGAAAAGACTACCCCAGGAATTTTCAGAGGATGTAAGGCTGCTGGAATCCTTGAGGTCAATCCTCAGAAGCTGGACAACTGCAAGGAAAAGAAAAACGAGTGAGAGCACGAACAAGCACGTACTCCATTTGCTGTGCATTGATGACCTCCATATCGATCTGGCAAATCGTGACTTACTCTCTTCTGGAATGCGTAAGCCTCATACCAGTGCCCAACGGCTATCTCAGACACAGAGGGCAGGACAAACAGACAAGCACGAGGAAGTTGAAACACCCCAAAAAGATCCACGCGAGGCTTTTTGCCTCAGCGTTGGCTTCTCGCACTGCGCGCAGCGTGATGCCCACCACAATCACGTTCACAGCCAGCATTACCCCGAGAGTCGTGCCCACTGAACAATAGCTCAATAACAGGCCTAGCGTCAGGAATGCAGCTGCGTACGATGCGGCCAATGTGTTTCGTCTCTCCGCCGCGCTTATCTTCCCTGCATCATCGCTCGTGCTCTCGGCTGTGTTGATCTCAGCTATGGTACGCATGGTTCACCTCCGTGCGAGGACACAATCGAGTTCACTTCCTGTGCTGTTCCCTTGACACAGGCAGATCTACCGCAAGTCCCAGTCTGCCAGGTAGAAGGGGTCCGTTTCATCAGAGAGCACTCTCGGGATGGCCGGTCTCCACCTCATCCACGTCTTTCCTGCCACCACCACAGCGACCGCGCATACGCCCTCTGCTGCATACGTCGCGTAAGGGCCGGGAGCGTTGAGGAGCTTCACCACAAATGGATCGGTGATGATCATTTCACCCGCGACCTTTCCCAACACTGCTGCGCCACAATAGACTATAATCGGGTAGCGATCCATGAGCTTCGACAGCATATTGCTGGCAAAGACCACGAGGGGAATGCTGGTGCCCAATCCAAAAATGAGCAGGGCAAGGCTTCCCTTGCTCGCACCAGCCACCGCAAGCACATTGTCCGTACTCATGATCAGATCTGCAACCAGGATGATGACGATGGCCTTACCCAACGTTGCCACTTCCCGTTCCTGATCTACGGCAGGGCCACCCTCGACAAAGAGCTTTATGGCGAGCCAGCCTATCATCAGCCCCCCGGCAAGCTTGAGGAATGTTATCTCAAGCAGCCTCGCTGCAACAAAGGTGAGGCCGATCCGGAGCACGACCGCTCCTGCGGTGCCGAGTATGATACCCTGCCTTCTTTTTTTTGGGGCCAGGGAGCGGACGGCCATGGCAATCACGACCGCATTGTCACCCGAGAGGATGATGTTGATGAACATGATGCTCACGAGGCCGGTGAGGAACTCGAAGGTCCCTATCTGCTGAAGAAATGCTTCCATATTAGTAGATTTGCCCATTCTGCCGAACTTCACAATCAGGGTATCCCTGATAAAGAAGGGTGAAAGACCGGAGAAAGAGAAGAGAGACTACCTAGTGGATTGAGACAAGATGGCGGTCAGGGGTCAAGAGAGGTGAGGCCCTCCCTTATCGCATACTTCGTGAGCTCTGCAATGCTCCTGATGTTGAGCTTTTCCATCATCTGCTGGCGGTGCGTTTCGATAGTTTTCACGCTCACCTTGAGGGCGGAGGCAATCTCCTTGGTCGTCTTTCCCTCGGCGATGAGTTGGAGCACTTCTCGCTCGCGCGCGGTGAGCACCGTGAAGGCGGTCGGCTCTGTTTGCGGCAGTGTGCTCAGATACTCCTTGAGGACAACGTCGGTGATCTTGGGGCTGAGGTAGGGCCGGTTTGCAGCCAGTGCCCGCAACGCGGCGGTCAGTTCTTCCGGAGCGCTGTCCTTCAGTAAGTAACCGGATGCGCCCGCTTTGAGCATCTCGACGACGAAGCGTTTCTCCGAGTGCATCGAGAGGGCAATTACTTTGACTCCCGGCACGCCCGCAGTGATCTGCCGCGTGGCCTCTATCCCGTTCAGGCCCGCCATGCCGATATCCATAATCACGATGTCTGGCCTGAGTTCCTGGGTGAGTTGCACCGCTTCCAGTCCGTTCTCCGCCTCTGCCACCACCTGCACATCAGCGCGCTGTTCGAGTAGCGCCTTAAGGCCCTCGCGCATGATCTTGTGGTCATCTGCCAGAAGAAGTCGTACGCTCATCTTGTGCTGTCCTCTTTGCTATTTTTTTGATCCTTGAAGGCACTGAGAGTATGATGCGGGTACCGCCTCCTGGTGCGGAATCGATATGTAAGTGGCCTTCCAGGTGGCGAAGGCGTTCCCTTATACTGAAGAGACCAAAGCCACTTGAGCCCCAGCCTGTTTCTCTTGCCAGGAATCCCACACCGTCATCTTCCACGCCTACGACGACGTCGCCCCCGATCTTTTTGATCGAGATCCTTACGTGTTGCGCTTTGGCGTGCTTGACAATGTTGACCATGAGTTCCCGGACGGACGTGAAGAGGAAGATACGCACCTCTTCATCGAGAGGCATATACCCGTTACCGCCGTCGAAGGTGAAGCCGAACCCATGCTGCTTCTGCATCCGCTCGCCGAGCCACTCCAGGGCAGCCTCAATGCCGAGTTCGTAGAGGATCGGAGGGCTGAGCTCGGACGTCAGGGAGCGAGCCCGGTTTATCGCTTCTTCCACATGCTGGCGTGCATCGTTCGCTTGGGTCTTGAGGTCCTCCGAAGTCATTGCCTCCAGAAGGCCCCATAACTTTATCCTGGCAGCGGCAAGAAGTTGGCCTATATCGTCGTGCAGTATGTTCGCGATGCGCCGTCTCTCCCGTTCTTCTGCAAGGGAAAGCTCCGAGGCGAGCCAGCGGAGCTCCCCCTGGTACTGTTCGATCTTCTCCTCGGCCTTCTTTTTCTCGGTGATATCTTCAACCGTGCCTTCATAGTAAAGGACGGTCCCGTCTTCAGACTTGATGGCCCTCGCGTTCTCGCTCACAAATATGTCAGTGCCATCCGGCCGTTTCCATGTGGTCTCGTACTCGCGTACCCGTCCTTCCTGTTCAAGTCGCTTTCTGAAATTCGCCTCAAGGTAGGTCGGCTCGTAATCATCTTCTTCAATATCATTGGTGGTGATCTCGGCGAACGATTTGAACCCAAGCATACGCACCATCGCATGGTTGGCCATGAGTATAAGCCCGTGCGGGTTGACCCGGTAAATACCGATTGGTGAGTTCTGGAAAAGGTCCCTGTACCGCTCGGCTCCCTTTCTCAGCATCTCTTCCACGCGTTGGCCCTTGGCCACTGCAAGCCTGAGCTTCTCATTGGCGTTCTGCAATTCGCTTGTGCGCTCTGCAACCCTCAGCTCCAGCTCATCTTTCAAAGCCCTGAGCGCGCTTTCGGCTCGCATCCTCTCGGTGACATCGCGCATGTTCACCATCACTACCTGCTCGCTGCGGTACGTTATCAGGGTCGCGCTTACCTCTACGTCGAGAAGCGACCCATCCGCCCGTTTGTATTGGCGTAATCCGAACACCTCCCGGCCACTCTCAAGGGTATTCTGGATCTCCTGCCTCAAGACCTTGTTTTCAAAAAAGACAATATCCTTCAGCTTGAGATGCGCAATATCCTCCTCCCGGTACCCCAGCATCCTGAGGAACTGATCATTGGCTTCAATGAGCCTGCCTGTGTTCGGGTCGAATATGAAGATGGCTTCGGAGGAGTGTTTGATCAGTGCCCGGTAACGCTCTTCCGATTCCCTGTGTGCCCTCTCTGCCCGTTCGCGCCCCAACGTTTCCTGTTCCAGGAGTTCAAAATTGGTCAACTCATCTGCTTTCATGGGATATCCTTGCTATAGCCTGAGGCTCAAAGGCAACGAGCCAGCAGCCTCATTGTTCTGCTTGGATCGATTCTGGGCTTAAAGCGCAGAAGAGAAGGAAGGAGGGCCTCTGTAGAAATTACCTGAAACGGTCAGCGCAGGTAGTGAGACTGCCCGTAGTATAAGGGGTAGATACGTGGCGTGGCACTCGAGCTCGGGTGTGACGACTGGATTGCAGCATAGGGCGAACTCGGCATCGCTTTCTACGAAAGCCGGGACGGCAATATTTTTACATTCTGGGGCGTCCGCCTGTTCAGGGGTAAGAACCGACAACAGGAAGAGAGCTGCAAGAAAGAACTGAACGGCGGTAAAGGAGGACCGCGTACGGCTTGTCATTCGTGAACGCCTCACGAGAACTACTCCTGTTGGGCGAATGAGGCTGTGCTCTACTCCATGGTTGCACCTATGGGAAGGGCCTGTCAAGGGAAATGTGCAGTGCAGCCGCGGATCTTGCGCAGAAGCATAGGCATTGTCAGCCTGAATGATCAGGTTGTCGGTTGAGTACGGTTTGTAGTAGAGTTACTTGACCACCATGCGACGTCCTGTCATCAAGACCCCGCCTCCCGGGCCTGAGGCTTCCAAATGGATTGCGATCGATCGGCGCCGCGTCTCTCCTTCGTACACGAGGGTCTATCCTCTCGTGGTGCGACAGGCACGAGGCCTGTGGGTCGAGGACGTCGACGGCAATCAATTCCTCGATTTCACCTCCGGCATAGCGGTATGTGCAACGGGCCATTGCCACCCGCAGGTGGTACAAGCCATCAAGGATCAGGCTGAACAGCTTCTGCACATGTCGGGAACCGACTTTTACACGAC includes:
- a CDS encoding response regulator transcription factor, giving the protein MSVRLLLADDHKIMREGLKALLEQRADVQVVAEAENGLEAVQLTQELRPDIVIMDIGMAGLNGIEATRQITAGVPGVKVIALSMHSEKRFVVEMLKAGASGYLLKDSAPEELTAALRALAANRPYLSPKITDVVLKEYLSTLPQTEPTAFTVLTAREREVLQLIAEGKTTKEIASALKVSVKTIETHRQQMMEKLNIRSIAELTKYAIREGLTSLDP
- a CDS encoding TerC family protein, translated to MKFGRMGKSTNMEAFLQQIGTFEFLTGLVSIMFINIILSGDNAVVIAMAVRSLAPKKRRQGIILGTAGAVVLRIGLTFVAARLLEITFLKLAGGLMIGWLAIKLFVEGGPAVDQEREVATLGKAIVIILVADLIMSTDNVLAVAGASKGSLALLIFGLGTSIPLVVFASNMLSKLMDRYPIIVYCGAAVLGKVAGEMIITDPFVVKLLNAPGPYATYAAEGVCAVAVVVAGKTWMRWRPAIPRVLSDETDPFYLADWDLR
- a CDS encoding PAS domain S-box protein, with the translated sequence MKADELTNFELLEQETLGRERAERAHRESEERYRALIKHSSEAIFIFDPNTGRLIEANDQFLRMLGYREEDIAHLKLKDIVFFENKVLRQEIQNTLESGREVFGLRQYKRADGSLLDVEVSATLITYRSEQVVMVNMRDVTERMRAESALRALKDELELRVAERTSELQNANEKLRLAVAKGQRVEEMLRKGAERYRDLFQNSPIGIYRVNPHGLILMANHAMVRMLGFKSFAEITTNDIEEDDYEPTYLEANFRKRLEQEGRVREYETTWKRPDGTDIFVSENARAIKSEDGTVLYYEGTVEDITEKKKAEEKIEQYQGELRWLASELSLAEERERRRIANILHDDIGQLLAAARIKLWGLLEAMTSEDLKTQANDARQHVEEAINRARSLTSELSPPILYELGIEAALEWLGERMQKQHGFGFTFDGGNGYMPLDEEVRIFLFTSVRELMVNIVKHAKAQHVRISIKKIGGDVVVGVEDDGVGFLARETGWGSSGFGLFSIRERLRHLEGHLHIDSAPGGGTRIILSVPSRIKKIAKRTAQDERTTSSGR